In Paroedura picta isolate Pp20150507F chromosome 12, Ppicta_v3.0, whole genome shotgun sequence, one DNA window encodes the following:
- the MCAM gene encoding cell surface glycoprotein MUC18 isoform X1, translating to MSVARLALACLLLAACRSRGANSLEVHVPKVVEAEIGKETSISCNFVIPENSTYAYVKWLYMEKNERKEILSKTQVGVDHKESDLKERVNISDDFTLTISKVTPKDARTYLCQVGAGSAGFVEKQVDLRVSKAPETSVTSVTEGIPASKNELSQIATCISKNGFPPPNITWYKDQHLLHSDKTQTEVHHAVTRESNGLFSVRSTLSGRVTKEDRNALYHCQANYSLLGINRTSQTESFQVKVFYPSENINFDIDGPDRELKEGDRVTLRCKADGNPEPDYNIFKVEDSTLDAPNGELTFEHITKEDSGPYYCRVFDFESMKELTANVSLSVNYIDVPTITPVHHEALKEGEDLHLDCDAKGSKPLDFKWKKQKGKLVARGKKLSLLNVTHETLGNYSCVVTMPEVAGLVHSKHVFVNVYSKPVLMAEVHQEYAELNKLISLSCIAVAVPKATILWSAPNGTSGHSHRNGQVNSTLQIQVTPELLKSGVNCTAQNSLGLAEYHFSLQKRPHPTSPSTRIDKEAQESQGVIIVAVVVGILLIAVLGAVLYFLHKKGKLPCGRSGKQEITRPEAHKDEIVVEVKSDKLPEEAGLLQGANGEKKSAGDQGERYIDLRN from the exons GCGCCAACAGTCTCGAAGTCCACGTGCCAAAGGTGGTGGAGGCAGAAATTGGAAAGGAAACCTCGATCTCGTGCAACTTCGTCATCCCCGAGAACAGCACTTATGCCTACGTCAAGTGGCTTTAC ATGGAGAAAAATGAACGGAAGGAGATCTTGTCCAAGACCCAGGTCGGAGTGGATCACAAGGAGTCAGACCTGAAAGAGCGAGTCAACATCAGTGACGATTTCACCCTGACCATCAGCAAGGTGACCCCGAAGGACGCCAGGACGTACCTGTGCCAGGTGGGAGCGGGCAGCGCTGGCTTTGTGGAGAAGCAGGTGGATCTTCGCGTCTCGA aggctccagAAACATCCGTGACCAGCGTGACTGAGGGCATCCCGGCCTCCAAGAACGAGCTTTCTCAG ATTGCGACGTGTATCAGCAAGAATGGCTTCCCGCCCCCAAACATCACGTGGTACAAGGACCAGCACCTGCTGCACTCTGACAAAACGC AAACGGAGGTCCACCACGCCGTCACCAGGGAGTCCAACGGCCTCTTCTCCGTCCGCAGCACCCTCTCCGGACGCGTCACCAAGGAGGACCGCAACGCCCTCTACCACTGCCAGGCGAACTACAGCCTGCTGGGGATCAACAGGACGTCCCAGACGGAGAGCTTCCAAGTCAAAGTCTTCT ATCCCTCCGAGAACATCAATTTCGACATCGATGGCCCCGACAGGGAGCTGAAGGAAGGTGACCGGGTGACGCTGCGCTGCAAAGCTGATGGGAACCCTGAGCCGGATTACAACATTTTCAAAGTGGAG GACAGCACGCTAGATGCCCCCAATGGGGAGCTGACCTTCGAACACATCACGAAGGAGGACAGCGGCCCCTACTACTGCCGAGTGTTTGATTTCGAGAGCATGAAAGAACTGACCGCCAACGTCAGTCTGTCTGTCAACT ATATCGATGTGCCCACGATCACCCCAGTGCACCACGAAGCCCTAAAGGAAGGAGAAGATTTGCACCTGGACTGTGACGCCAAAGGTTCCAAGCCCCTGGACTTCAAGTGGAAAAAG cagaAGGGGAAGCTGGTGGCCCGGGGAAAGAAGCTCTCCTTGCTCAACGTCACCCACGAGACCTTGGGCAACTACAGCTGCGTGGTCACCATGCCGGAGGTGGCGGGGCTCGTCCACTCCAAACACGTCTTTGTCAACGTGTATT CCAAACCTGTCCTGATGGCAGAGGTGCACCAGGAATACGCCGAACTGAACAAGCTCATCAGCCTGTCCTGCATCGCGGTGGCAGTCCCCAAGGCCACCATCTTGTGGAGCGCCCCCAACGGGACG AGTGGGCATTCACACCGGAACGGCCAAGTCAACAGCACACTTCAGATCCAGGTCACTCCAGAACTTCTGAAATCTGGAGTCAACTGCACAGCCCAGAATAGCCTTGGCCTGGCAGAATATCACTTCAGTCTGCAGAAGA GACCACACCCAACATCTCCCTCTACCAGGATTG ATAAGGAGGCGCAAGAGAGCCAGGGCGTCATCATCGTGGCTGTCGTGGTCGGGATCCTGCTGATCGCTGTCCTGGGGGCAGTCCTCTACTTCCTGCACAAGAAAGGGAAGCTCCCTTGCGGTCGCTCCGGCAAGCAAGAGAT cacaaGGCCCGAAGCACACAAAGACGAGATTGTAGTTGAAGTTAAGTCAGATAAACTTCCCGAAGAGGCGGGGCTTCTGCAGGGCGCCAACGGTGAGAAGAAATCGGCAGGCGACCAG GGAGAAAGATACATCGATCTGAGGAACTGA
- the MCAM gene encoding cell surface glycoprotein MUC18 isoform X2 translates to MSVARLALACLLLAACRSRGANSLEVHVPKVVEAEIGKETSISCNFVIPENSTYAYVKWLYMEKNERKEILSKTQVGVDHKESDLKERVNISDDFTLTISKVTPKDARTYLCQVGAGSAGFVEKQVDLRVSKAPETSVTSVTEGIPASKNELSQIATCISKNGFPPPNITWYKDQHLLHSDKTQTEVHHAVTRESNGLFSVRSTLSGRVTKEDRNALYHCQANYSLLGINRTSQTESFQVKVFYPSENINFDIDGPDRELKEGDRVTLRCKADGNPEPDYNIFKVEDSTLDAPNGELTFEHITKEDSGPYYCRVFDFESMKELTANVSLSVNYIDVPTITPVHHEALKEGEDLHLDCDAKGSKPLDFKWKKKGKLVARGKKLSLLNVTHETLGNYSCVVTMPEVAGLVHSKHVFVNVYSKPVLMAEVHQEYAELNKLISLSCIAVAVPKATILWSAPNGTSGHSHRNGQVNSTLQIQVTPELLKSGVNCTAQNSLGLAEYHFSLQKRPHPTSPSTRIDKEAQESQGVIIVAVVVGILLIAVLGAVLYFLHKKGKLPCGRSGKQEITRPEAHKDEIVVEVKSDKLPEEAGLLQGANGEKKSAGDQGERYIDLRN, encoded by the exons GCGCCAACAGTCTCGAAGTCCACGTGCCAAAGGTGGTGGAGGCAGAAATTGGAAAGGAAACCTCGATCTCGTGCAACTTCGTCATCCCCGAGAACAGCACTTATGCCTACGTCAAGTGGCTTTAC ATGGAGAAAAATGAACGGAAGGAGATCTTGTCCAAGACCCAGGTCGGAGTGGATCACAAGGAGTCAGACCTGAAAGAGCGAGTCAACATCAGTGACGATTTCACCCTGACCATCAGCAAGGTGACCCCGAAGGACGCCAGGACGTACCTGTGCCAGGTGGGAGCGGGCAGCGCTGGCTTTGTGGAGAAGCAGGTGGATCTTCGCGTCTCGA aggctccagAAACATCCGTGACCAGCGTGACTGAGGGCATCCCGGCCTCCAAGAACGAGCTTTCTCAG ATTGCGACGTGTATCAGCAAGAATGGCTTCCCGCCCCCAAACATCACGTGGTACAAGGACCAGCACCTGCTGCACTCTGACAAAACGC AAACGGAGGTCCACCACGCCGTCACCAGGGAGTCCAACGGCCTCTTCTCCGTCCGCAGCACCCTCTCCGGACGCGTCACCAAGGAGGACCGCAACGCCCTCTACCACTGCCAGGCGAACTACAGCCTGCTGGGGATCAACAGGACGTCCCAGACGGAGAGCTTCCAAGTCAAAGTCTTCT ATCCCTCCGAGAACATCAATTTCGACATCGATGGCCCCGACAGGGAGCTGAAGGAAGGTGACCGGGTGACGCTGCGCTGCAAAGCTGATGGGAACCCTGAGCCGGATTACAACATTTTCAAAGTGGAG GACAGCACGCTAGATGCCCCCAATGGGGAGCTGACCTTCGAACACATCACGAAGGAGGACAGCGGCCCCTACTACTGCCGAGTGTTTGATTTCGAGAGCATGAAAGAACTGACCGCCAACGTCAGTCTGTCTGTCAACT ATATCGATGTGCCCACGATCACCCCAGTGCACCACGAAGCCCTAAAGGAAGGAGAAGATTTGCACCTGGACTGTGACGCCAAAGGTTCCAAGCCCCTGGACTTCAAGTGGAAAAAG aAGGGGAAGCTGGTGGCCCGGGGAAAGAAGCTCTCCTTGCTCAACGTCACCCACGAGACCTTGGGCAACTACAGCTGCGTGGTCACCATGCCGGAGGTGGCGGGGCTCGTCCACTCCAAACACGTCTTTGTCAACGTGTATT CCAAACCTGTCCTGATGGCAGAGGTGCACCAGGAATACGCCGAACTGAACAAGCTCATCAGCCTGTCCTGCATCGCGGTGGCAGTCCCCAAGGCCACCATCTTGTGGAGCGCCCCCAACGGGACG AGTGGGCATTCACACCGGAACGGCCAAGTCAACAGCACACTTCAGATCCAGGTCACTCCAGAACTTCTGAAATCTGGAGTCAACTGCACAGCCCAGAATAGCCTTGGCCTGGCAGAATATCACTTCAGTCTGCAGAAGA GACCACACCCAACATCTCCCTCTACCAGGATTG ATAAGGAGGCGCAAGAGAGCCAGGGCGTCATCATCGTGGCTGTCGTGGTCGGGATCCTGCTGATCGCTGTCCTGGGGGCAGTCCTCTACTTCCTGCACAAGAAAGGGAAGCTCCCTTGCGGTCGCTCCGGCAAGCAAGAGAT cacaaGGCCCGAAGCACACAAAGACGAGATTGTAGTTGAAGTTAAGTCAGATAAACTTCCCGAAGAGGCGGGGCTTCTGCAGGGCGCCAACGGTGAGAAGAAATCGGCAGGCGACCAG GGAGAAAGATACATCGATCTGAGGAACTGA
- the MCAM gene encoding cell surface glycoprotein MUC18 isoform X3, whose product MSVARLALACLLLAACRSRGANSLEVHVPKVVEAEIGKETSISCNFVIPENSTYAYVKWLYMEKNERKEILSKTQVGVDHKESDLKERVNISDDFTLTISKVTPKDARTYLCQVGAGSAGFVEKQVDLRVSKAPETSVTSVTEGIPASKNELSQIATCISKNGFPPPNITWYKDQHLLHSDKTQTEVHHAVTRESNGLFSVRSTLSGRVTKEDRNALYHCQANYSLLGINRTSQTESFQVKVFYPSENINFDIDGPDRELKEGDRVTLRCKADGNPEPDYNIFKVEDSTLDAPNGELTFEHITKEDSGPYYCRVFDFESMKELTANVSLSVNYIDVPTITPVHHEALKEGEDLHLDCDAKGSKPLDFKWKKQKGKLVARGKKLSLLNVTHETLGNYSCVVTMPEVAGLVHSKHVFVNVYSKPVLMAEVHQEYAELNKLISLSCIAVAVPKATILWSAPNGTSGHSHRNGQVNSTLQIQVTPELLKSGVNCTAQNSLGLAEYHFSLQKRPHPTSPSTRIDKEAQESQGVIIVAVVVGILLIAVLGAVLYFLHKKGKLPCGRSGKQEMEKDTSI is encoded by the exons GCGCCAACAGTCTCGAAGTCCACGTGCCAAAGGTGGTGGAGGCAGAAATTGGAAAGGAAACCTCGATCTCGTGCAACTTCGTCATCCCCGAGAACAGCACTTATGCCTACGTCAAGTGGCTTTAC ATGGAGAAAAATGAACGGAAGGAGATCTTGTCCAAGACCCAGGTCGGAGTGGATCACAAGGAGTCAGACCTGAAAGAGCGAGTCAACATCAGTGACGATTTCACCCTGACCATCAGCAAGGTGACCCCGAAGGACGCCAGGACGTACCTGTGCCAGGTGGGAGCGGGCAGCGCTGGCTTTGTGGAGAAGCAGGTGGATCTTCGCGTCTCGA aggctccagAAACATCCGTGACCAGCGTGACTGAGGGCATCCCGGCCTCCAAGAACGAGCTTTCTCAG ATTGCGACGTGTATCAGCAAGAATGGCTTCCCGCCCCCAAACATCACGTGGTACAAGGACCAGCACCTGCTGCACTCTGACAAAACGC AAACGGAGGTCCACCACGCCGTCACCAGGGAGTCCAACGGCCTCTTCTCCGTCCGCAGCACCCTCTCCGGACGCGTCACCAAGGAGGACCGCAACGCCCTCTACCACTGCCAGGCGAACTACAGCCTGCTGGGGATCAACAGGACGTCCCAGACGGAGAGCTTCCAAGTCAAAGTCTTCT ATCCCTCCGAGAACATCAATTTCGACATCGATGGCCCCGACAGGGAGCTGAAGGAAGGTGACCGGGTGACGCTGCGCTGCAAAGCTGATGGGAACCCTGAGCCGGATTACAACATTTTCAAAGTGGAG GACAGCACGCTAGATGCCCCCAATGGGGAGCTGACCTTCGAACACATCACGAAGGAGGACAGCGGCCCCTACTACTGCCGAGTGTTTGATTTCGAGAGCATGAAAGAACTGACCGCCAACGTCAGTCTGTCTGTCAACT ATATCGATGTGCCCACGATCACCCCAGTGCACCACGAAGCCCTAAAGGAAGGAGAAGATTTGCACCTGGACTGTGACGCCAAAGGTTCCAAGCCCCTGGACTTCAAGTGGAAAAAG cagaAGGGGAAGCTGGTGGCCCGGGGAAAGAAGCTCTCCTTGCTCAACGTCACCCACGAGACCTTGGGCAACTACAGCTGCGTGGTCACCATGCCGGAGGTGGCGGGGCTCGTCCACTCCAAACACGTCTTTGTCAACGTGTATT CCAAACCTGTCCTGATGGCAGAGGTGCACCAGGAATACGCCGAACTGAACAAGCTCATCAGCCTGTCCTGCATCGCGGTGGCAGTCCCCAAGGCCACCATCTTGTGGAGCGCCCCCAACGGGACG AGTGGGCATTCACACCGGAACGGCCAAGTCAACAGCACACTTCAGATCCAGGTCACTCCAGAACTTCTGAAATCTGGAGTCAACTGCACAGCCCAGAATAGCCTTGGCCTGGCAGAATATCACTTCAGTCTGCAGAAGA GACCACACCCAACATCTCCCTCTACCAGGATTG ATAAGGAGGCGCAAGAGAGCCAGGGCGTCATCATCGTGGCTGTCGTGGTCGGGATCCTGCTGATCGCTGTCCTGGGGGCAGTCCTCTACTTCCTGCACAAGAAAGGGAAGCTCCCTTGCGGTCGCTCCGGCAAGCAAGAGAT GGAGAAAGATACATCGATCTGA